In the Desulfurispira natronophila genome, GCCATATCTCGCAGTGACCCCATCATGACCGGTGTGCAGGGTTTCACTTACGACATGCGTACAGCCATTTTGCCCTTTATGTTTATTTTCAACACCCAGCTTCTGCTCATCGATATTCCCAATGCGGTGGAGCTGTTCTTTACCATTGCCGGAGCCATCGGCGCCATGTTGGTCTTCGCCTCCGCCACCCAGGGGTGGTGGCTTACCAAAAATCGCCTCTGGGAGAGCCTGGTTATGCTCGTCATTGCCTTTAGCCTCTTCCGTCCAGGGTTCTGGATGGATCTGGTCGTTCCTCCCTTTACCATTAAGGATGCGACGCACATTGCTCAGGTGGCCCATGAGTTGCCCGAGGGAGAGCGACTGCGCCTCTGGGTAGCTGGCGAGGACTTTGATGGTCGTGAGTTTGAGCGCATGATACTACTGCCCCTTGGGGATATGTCAGCCAGCGGGGAGCAGCGCCTGGAAGATACGGGACTGCTGCTGCAAGCCGATGAAGAAGGGCGCGTCTGGATCGATATGGTCTTCTTTGGCAGCAAGGCACAGGATGCCGGTTTTGACTTTGGCTGGGAGATTACCCGGGTTGAGCGACCAGAGGAGCAGCCCACCAAGCACCTGATGTTCATCCCGGTTCTGCTGGTACTTGCCGCTATCGGATATCTGCAGCATCGACGGCGCAGCAAGCAACCCATTCAGGCACCGTCAACAGCGGTTACGGGCTCATAAAATGGCAGTAAAAGAACGTCGACTGCCAGCAGAGTGGGAGAAGCAGGATGGGGTGCTCATAAGTTGGCCGCATGCTGATTCCGACTGGGCTGAAATTCTGCCTGAGGTGGAGGATGTCTATGGGGAAATTGCCCGCGCCGTCACATCAGTACAAAACCTTGTCATCCTCGGCCAGGACAGGGAGCATATTGCACAGAAGCTGCGCTCCCGGAACATCCCCCTGGATCGCGTAACCATCTACCCGGTACTCACCAATGACACCTGGATACGGGACTATGGCCCCCTCACTGTCTTTGAAAGCGGACGACCCGTGCTGCTGGACTTTACCTTTAATGGCTGGGGGCTCAAATTTGCCGCAAACTACGACAATCAGAGCACAGCAGCACTCTGCCAAGCCGGTTTTGCCAGTCACTGCCAGTGTCAGGTTCCCGGTTTTGTGTTGGAGGGGGGCAGTATTGAAAGCGACGGAGACGGTACCATACTCACCACTTCTGCCTGTCTGCTGGAGCCAAATCGCAATCCCCACTTAAACAGACAGGAAATAGAGGAGCATCTCCTGGATAAGTGGCTGGGTGCCAGCCATGTGCTATGGCTTGAGCACGGCGCTCTGGAGGGCGATGATACTGATGCCCATATTGACACCCTGGTGCGCCTGTGCCCAGGAGACACCCTTACCTACGTCAGCTGTGATGATCCGTCCGACAGTCACTACCATCAATTGCAAACCATGAAGCAGGAGCTGCAGCAATTGAGAACCAGGCAGGGCAAACCCTTTCACCTTGTTCCCTTGCCCTGGCCACAGCCATGCTACCATCCGGTCGATGGCCACCGTCTTCCCGCTACCTATGCCAATTTTCTCATTATCAATGGCGCCGTACTCATGCCTACCTATGGCGACACCCACAATGACTCGCAGGCAGTTCAAGCCATGCAGGATATTTTCCCCACCCACCGTATTATACCCATTGACTGCCGCGCCCTTATCCAGCAACATGGCTCATTGCACTGTGCCACTATGCAGATTCCAGCCGGAGTTTTAAAAATATGTGCCAATCACTCCACGTAGCCGCCATCCAGCAGACCTGCTGTTCTGACAGCCAAACCAATCGCCAGAAGACCTCCACCATGATAGAAGAGGCCGTGCGGAACGGTGCACAACTGGTGGTACTGCAGGAGCTGCACAATTCGCTCTACTTCTGCCAGACTGAGTCGGTAGATGCTTTTGAGTTGGCAGAGCCCATTCCCGGCTCCTCCACCGAGTTTTACAGCAGTATCGCCCGTTCCCTGCAGGTGGTTATTGTCACCTCGCTGTTTGAGCGCAGGGCGCCTGGGCTCTATCACAATACAGCCGTGGTCTTTGAGCGCGACGGTAGCCAGGCGGGTCAGTACCGCAAGATGCACATTCCTGATGATCCGGGGTTTTACGAAAAGTTCTACTTCACCCCTGGCGACCTCGGCTTTGCGCCAATAGATACATCAGTAGGCCGCTTGGGGGTTCTGGTGTGCTGGGATCAATGGTATCCGGAGGCAGCTCGCCTGATGTGCTTGGCCGGAGCTGAATTGTTGATTTACCCAACCGCCATTGGCTGGGATCCTGATGACGATGCGCCAGAAAAAGAGCGTCAGCGCGATGCCTGGTTTACTGTGCAGAGGGCTCACGCCATTGCCAATGGTGTGCCGCTGATTAGCGTCAACCGCACTGGTTTTGAGCCTGCCCCGGATGGAGAGCGCCACAAGGGAATTGATTTTTGGGGTTACAGCTTCATCTGCGGCCCTCAGGGGGAAGTGCTGAACCTGGCGGACGAGCGTGAGCAAATTCTCAACGCAGTAATCGACCAGCAGCGCAGTGAGCATGTGCGACGAATATGGCCCTTCCTGCGAGACCGGCGTATCGACGCCTACAGCAAAATACTGCTTCGCTATCGTGATTAGCTAAACGTTGCTCTCTGCTTTGCATGATGTTACTTTTATTGCAAAAACAGAGCTTGGATAATCGCTCCACTGGCAGGAGAGAAGCTAATACTTTAATATACAACTCAACTATTTTTGATAATAACTAAGAACGTTATAATAAATACAGGATTAAAACATCTACCATGCGTCTTCGACAAGGCCTTACTGCCAACAGCAAACGAGAAGAGTTCTTCATCGAGTTTTTTGGTCGACTCGACTGGTTGCTTATATTTTTTACCGTTCTTTTGTGTCTTTACGGCATTTTAATGGTATACACCGCATCCTATGACACTCTAAATCAACAACCTTCACATTTGTTTTATCGCCAGGTAACCTGGACCGTTATCGGACTGTTGGTTATGTTTGTAATGGCCTTTGTAGACTACCAGTTTCTTGTGCGATATGCATACGTTTGGTACCTCATCCTTCTGCTGATATTGATATATGTCATGATTCACGGTTCAATTGGTATGGGGGCTCAGCGCTGGATACGTATTGCAGGCATTAATATGCAGCCCAGTGAAATTGGCAAACTTATTGTTATATTTACGCTGGCAAAGTATTTTTCCAGTATACCAAAGTACGGTGACTTGGGTATACGTGACTTGTGGAAGCCTTTTTTGCTGGTTAGCATTCCTTTTATTATGGTAGCTAAGCAACCAGATCTTGGAACGTCTCTCATGTTTCTCATGCTTTTTTCTATAATAGTATTTGTTGCTGGTGTACGCTTTAAGCTCATTATTGGTGTGTTAGCCGTGGTATTAGCATCACTCCCCGTTTTGTGGGGGTTTCTTAAGCCATATCAGCAAAGAAGGGTTTTGACGTTTCTCAATCCAGAAAGTGACCCTCATGGTGCTGGTTATCATATCATTCAGTCCAAAATTGCCATTGGGTCAGGGGGATTCTCTGGAAAAGGTCTTTTAGAAGGCACTCAAAGTCAACTTAAATTTTTGCCGGAACGTCATACAGATTTTATTGCCAGTGTCATGGCTGAAGAGCTTGGCATGATAGGAATGATGGTTTTCTTTCTTATTTTTTTTCTGCTGATTCTCAGAGCTTTGGATATCGCGCAGAGCGCGAAGGATCGTGAAGGTACATTCCTCGCTGTTGGAATTATATCTATTTTTGTTCTCCATGCCTTTGTTAACCTGGGAATGACTATGGGGCTTCTCCCTGTAGTGGGGGTTCCCCTGCCTTTTATTTCCTACGGTGGGTCCAGCATGGTAGCTATATTGGCAGGAATTGGCATATTGCTAAATATCAGAGTGAGGCGATTACGTCTAACGGCAGAAAATGAAAAGGCTATTCACTAAAGTCATTATTGGTTAAGTTGTCTCTTGTAAGTGGTCATTTCTGCTCATTGCTTCACATTTGGCAAAACAACTCCATAGATAAATCCACAAGGTTTTCCCAATCAGAAGAAGCCAGTGCCCCAATACATGCTATGCCTTTCAGATATCGAAAGCTTGCAAGCCTGGGTAAGGTTTCGCAACTTATTCCACCTAATGCTACTGTACGCTTTAATAATGCGGGAGGCAGAGTGTCAAACTCAGTTGATCCAAGGGGGACTGACGAGTATGGTTTTTTAGTGTGGAAAATCGGGCTTAAGGTAATCCAGTCAAGCCCTTTGGCGATGCTTAGTAGCTGGCGAGCCTCCTGAGCGCTATGGCAAGATCGAGAGTGCTCACCCCAACTTAAAAGTTCGCTTCCCAAAGGTGCTTGGGAGGTCCAGTGTATCCCACTAGCTAAGCCAGCCTCGAGTATGAACTCAAGCTGGGGCAGGGTCGTAACGTTTTTACTGTGTACTAAGACCTTTTTGCTATGGGGACTTAACGCTTCCAATATTTCCATATACTGAAACATATCCATACCAGGTTCCCGCAGCATAACCCTGGTTATGGCTGGATGAGCTGCCAGGGTACTGTAGTGCTTCAGGTAACTGTTTGTGTCATTGAAACGACTAAAATCTGTTATGGCAATAATTGAGAAGTCTTGGTTCAGCACGGTTTCTCCGGCAAGGGGCGCTCGTCCTCTGCTGCCAGTTGTGCAGCAAAATCGTAAGGAAATCTTGGTGCGTTTGCATACAGGCAGTGGTTACAGAAACGAATCAGATCAGCCTGGGTGTCAATATCCTTAACTATACGGCACAAGTAGCGTAACGAGATCGTGGCCTGGGCTTCATACTCCCCAACTGCTGATTCAAGTAATGGTGGAGCGAGTTGGTGAACGCAGGGGATATATTTGCTGCGGATAATGCGGTAGGCCTCGTCATCGAGTATTGATGGTTCTGAAGCATCATCCTGGCTAACCAGCGTCAGATTGCCAATATCCTGGGCAGGTGCACCCTCCCATATTCCAATGGTGCCCCATGGTAGCGCCAGACGCAAAAGACTAAGTGTTCTGACAAGCTGCTCCTGTGAAGTCTTATCACTGTTTTTTAACAGCAAAATTGAGTATGAAGGAAGTTGCCAAGGCAGGTATTGAAGAAATTCGGTTGGGTTTAGAATAAACGTCGTTATGCTGTTTGGGTTCGCATCCATGTTTAAGGTAATATTTGACGCAAAGTGCAGGCGCACTCTTGGATCGGTCCGAGGCACCTCCAGGCTTCCTTCATGGTTTTCACAGCATATAAAAAAACGATAGCCTTTGAAGTAGTCAGATTCAAACTGTGCCTGGGAAACCGGCTTTTTGTACAGGCGTCCTAAAAGTTGTACATTAGCCAGGTAACGCTTTCGCATGACGGTGGCGCAGCGTCTCAGGGTAGCTGTTGGAGCATCAGCAAGAAGCGTCTGCCAATGGTGCTTATCAAGTGACTGACCATCGAGCAGGCGCTTGAGAATAGTAGTGGGAGAGGTCATATCAATATCCTTAATTACGATTGAGGAGGCGAGCGGAAAACTGTCTTACCAAAAGTAAAATGAATGAAGGTGTATGGCACCCTGGTGGCTTAATAGATTCACTGACTGATAAAGAAGCTGCCAAAGCATTAACCTTGCAAATGCTCTCCGCCGTCAACGGGTATATCGACACCAGTCAGATATTCACATTGCAAAAGAAAATCAAGTGTTTGCAGTATGTTTTCCACACTGCCCTGGCACTTCAATGGTACACCCTTGCTTATCAGACGTTGAAACTCTTCATCAGTTTCAGAAGTTGCCTGTAAAATAGCACCTGGAGAAATCGTATTAACCCGCATTGAATCGGCAAAACTTAGAGCAGCAATACGACAGAACTCCAGCAAACTCTTTTTACTCAGCTCATAGGCTACACGAGTGGTAGTTCGGCGATAAACCCTCTGGTCACACATAGCAATAAAGTTGCCCTTGGCA is a window encoding:
- a CDS encoding agmatine deiminase family protein — protein: MAVKERRLPAEWEKQDGVLISWPHADSDWAEILPEVEDVYGEIARAVTSVQNLVILGQDREHIAQKLRSRNIPLDRVTIYPVLTNDTWIRDYGPLTVFESGRPVLLDFTFNGWGLKFAANYDNQSTAALCQAGFASHCQCQVPGFVLEGGSIESDGDGTILTTSACLLEPNRNPHLNRQEIEEHLLDKWLGASHVLWLEHGALEGDDTDAHIDTLVRLCPGDTLTYVSCDDPSDSHYHQLQTMKQELQQLRTRQGKPFHLVPLPWPQPCYHPVDGHRLPATYANFLIINGAVLMPTYGDTHNDSQAVQAMQDIFPTHRIIPIDCRALIQQHGSLHCATMQIPAGVLKICANHST
- a CDS encoding carbon-nitrogen hydrolase, translated to MCQSLHVAAIQQTCCSDSQTNRQKTSTMIEEAVRNGAQLVVLQELHNSLYFCQTESVDAFELAEPIPGSSTEFYSSIARSLQVVIVTSLFERRAPGLYHNTAVVFERDGSQAGQYRKMHIPDDPGFYEKFYFTPGDLGFAPIDTSVGRLGVLVCWDQWYPEAARLMCLAGAELLIYPTAIGWDPDDDAPEKERQRDAWFTVQRAHAIANGVPLISVNRTGFEPAPDGERHKGIDFWGYSFICGPQGEVLNLADEREQILNAVIDQQRSEHVRRIWPFLRDRRIDAYSKILLRYRD
- the rodA gene encoding rod shape-determining protein RodA — its product is MRLRQGLTANSKREEFFIEFFGRLDWLLIFFTVLLCLYGILMVYTASYDTLNQQPSHLFYRQVTWTVIGLLVMFVMAFVDYQFLVRYAYVWYLILLLILIYVMIHGSIGMGAQRWIRIAGINMQPSEIGKLIVIFTLAKYFSSIPKYGDLGIRDLWKPFLLVSIPFIMVAKQPDLGTSLMFLMLFSIIVFVAGVRFKLIIGVLAVVLASLPVLWGFLKPYQQRRVLTFLNPESDPHGAGYHIIQSKIAIGSGGFSGKGLLEGTQSQLKFLPERHTDFIASVMAEELGMIGMMVFFLIFFLLILRALDIAQSAKDREGTFLAVGIISIFVLHAFVNLGMTMGLLPVVGVPLPFISYGGSSMVAILAGIGILLNIRVRRLRLTAENEKAIH
- a CDS encoding thiamine phosphate synthase: MLREPGMDMFQYMEILEALSPHSKKVLVHSKNVTTLPQLEFILEAGLASGIHWTSQAPLGSELLSWGEHSRSCHSAQEARQLLSIAKGLDWITLSPIFHTKKPYSSVPLGSTEFDTLPPALLKRTVALGGISCETLPRLASFRYLKGIACIGALASSDWENLVDLSMELFCQM